A section of the Alkalihalobacillus sp. LMS39 genome encodes:
- the pepV gene encoding dipeptidase PepV — MNFTNEVEKRREEIILSTQAFLQINSVLDEETATNGQPFGKGIMKALNYLLMKGKEDQFTIKNLDGYAGTIEFGQGEDLVGVLCHIDVVPPGDGWTSPPFAADIRNGNVYARGAIDDKGPTMAAYFAMKIVKDLELPLSKRVRMIIGTDEESEWRCVEHYFAHDEMPTTGFAPDADFPIIHAEKGIADIEFSFPTSEKIEEQLTLLTFRAGQRVNMVPDLCEATVSCKSQELQVSIEEQFQRYLEKRDLKGYMEKDGELIHIRVHGVSAHGMEPKNGINAGVYVGEFLHSLFSQPHPFLQFITSYLVDESRGQALGIAWSDKVSGDLTINPGVFSFSSGEGGKISCTIRYPVTHTFELLEEQLQQKMNEYNMGFTILSHSTPHYVKEDSPLIQTLQRVYEKQMGEKATLVSIGGGTYARSLKEGVAFGPLFPGRPDVAHQKDEYISIDDLLQATALYAEAIYELAKK, encoded by the coding sequence ATAAATTTTACAAATGAAGTGGAAAAAAGAAGAGAGGAAATCATCCTATCAACTCAAGCCTTTTTGCAAATAAACAGCGTCCTTGATGAAGAAACAGCGACAAATGGACAACCATTTGGTAAAGGGATTATGAAGGCTTTGAATTATTTGTTAATGAAAGGTAAAGAGGATCAATTTACCATAAAAAATCTTGATGGTTATGCTGGAACAATAGAATTTGGGCAAGGAGAAGACTTAGTCGGAGTACTATGTCATATTGATGTTGTCCCACCAGGGGATGGATGGACAAGTCCTCCTTTTGCAGCTGATATTCGGAATGGGAATGTATATGCAAGAGGGGCGATTGATGATAAAGGGCCGACAATGGCCGCTTATTTTGCGATGAAGATCGTTAAAGACCTAGAGCTTCCTTTATCAAAACGAGTTCGAATGATTATTGGCACAGATGAAGAAAGTGAATGGCGTTGTGTTGAGCATTATTTTGCTCATGATGAAATGCCAACAACAGGTTTTGCACCAGATGCAGATTTCCCAATTATCCATGCGGAAAAAGGGATAGCTGATATTGAGTTTAGTTTTCCTACAAGTGAAAAAATAGAGGAGCAACTTACTCTTCTAACATTTCGAGCAGGTCAACGTGTAAATATGGTACCTGATCTTTGTGAAGCAACAGTATCATGTAAAAGCCAAGAGCTTCAAGTATCGATAGAAGAACAATTTCAACGGTATCTCGAAAAGCGTGATTTAAAAGGATATATGGAAAAAGACGGTGAACTAATACATATTCGAGTTCATGGCGTTTCTGCGCATGGCATGGAGCCGAAAAATGGAATAAATGCAGGGGTATACGTTGGTGAATTTTTACATTCCTTGTTTTCACAACCTCATCCGTTTTTACAGTTTATTACTTCTTATTTAGTTGATGAATCAAGAGGTCAAGCATTAGGAATTGCCTGGTCTGATAAAGTGAGTGGAGACTTAACGATAAATCCGGGTGTGTTTTCTTTTTCTTCAGGTGAAGGTGGGAAAATCAGTTGTACGATTCGTTATCCTGTTACGCATACGTTTGAACTATTAGAAGAGCAGTTACAGCAAAAGATGAACGAATATAATATGGGCTTTACCATCTTAAGTCATTCTACACCTCACTATGTGAAAGAAGATTCGCCACTAATTCAAACATTACAAAGAGTGTACGAAAAGCAAATGGGAGAAAAAGCGACGTTAGTATCAATAGGGGGAGGCACATATGCAAGGTCATTAAAAGAAGGGGTTGCATTTGGACCGTTATTTCCAGGTAGACCAGATGTGGCTCACCAAAAGGATGAATATATTTCCATTGATGACCTGTTGCAAGCAACCGCCTTATACGCGGAAGCGATTTATGAGTTAGCAAAAAAATGA
- a CDS encoding DeoR family transcriptional regulator — protein MKTSTDRMMTRIKSIYLYIKQRGTVSTNELVEEFGITQRTIQRDLNVLEYNDLVFSPSRGKWTVTKKKTKVS, from the coding sequence TTGAAAACTTCAACTGATCGTATGATGACACGAATTAAATCGATTTACCTCTATATAAAACAAAGGGGGACCGTCTCAACGAATGAATTAGTTGAAGAGTTTGGGATTACTCAAAGAACAATCCAGCGGGACTTAAACGTCTTAGAGTATAATGATTTAGTCTTTAGTCCGAGCCGTGGGAAATGGACAGTGACAAAGAAGAAAACAAAAGTCTCATAA